One genomic segment of Blastopirellula marina includes these proteins:
- the trpD gene encoding anthranilate phosphoribosyltransferase, producing the protein MSHSEVIAKVRSGTDLSLDEMAGAIGQMMEGAWSDDDIGSFLLALNDKGPCVDEIAGAATAMRSHMVTIQSPSEDFIDTCGTGGDRSGTFNISTATALVIAAAGVTVAKHGNRGVTSKSGSADVLSRLGVNIEADVPTIEKCLNEVGICFCFAPLMHGSMKHVAAVRKQLGVPTIFNLLGPLCNPANAPYQLLGVGRPEYRELLASALQKLGTTKAVFVTGRDGMDEVTISDATDVTIATPAGLVPIVWQPEEFGIQRQGKEEMLVEGPEESAAMIRRVLSGEKGGSRDIVVINAAAALWTIGKNDSLSECARLAEIAIDSGAAEKTLAKLAEVSRG; encoded by the coding sequence TTGTCGCATTCAGAAGTAATCGCCAAGGTACGGTCCGGGACAGATCTCTCACTCGATGAAATGGCTGGGGCCATCGGTCAAATGATGGAAGGCGCCTGGAGTGATGACGACATCGGCTCTTTTCTGTTGGCCTTAAATGATAAGGGACCGTGCGTCGACGAAATTGCCGGTGCCGCGACCGCGATGCGCAGCCACATGGTCACCATTCAATCTCCCAGCGAGGACTTTATTGATACCTGTGGCACGGGGGGAGACCGAAGCGGAACCTTCAATATCAGCACGGCCACGGCGCTGGTGATTGCCGCGGCCGGGGTCACGGTTGCCAAGCATGGCAATCGCGGCGTTACGAGCAAGTCTGGCAGTGCGGACGTTCTTTCCCGTCTGGGGGTCAACATCGAGGCCGACGTGCCGACGATCGAAAAGTGTTTAAACGAAGTCGGCATCTGCTTCTGTTTTGCACCCCTGATGCATGGTTCGATGAAGCACGTAGCTGCTGTGCGAAAACAATTAGGCGTGCCGACGATCTTCAATCTATTAGGACCGCTATGCAATCCGGCCAATGCTCCCTATCAGCTGCTAGGGGTGGGGCGTCCGGAATATCGCGAACTGCTGGCCAGCGCACTACAGAAACTGGGGACGACCAAAGCGGTGTTTGTGACCGGGCGCGATGGCATGGACGAAGTCACCATCAGCGACGCGACCGACGTCACGATCGCGACACCGGCCGGCTTGGTGCCGATTGTGTGGCAGCCGGAAGAATTCGGTATCCAGCGACAAGGCAAAGAAGAGATGCTGGTCGAAGGGCCTGAGGAAAGTGCGGCCATGATTCGACGCGTGCTTTCCGGCGAGAAGGGGGGATCACGCGACATTGTGGTGATCAACGCCGCGGCTGCTCTTTGGACGATTGGCAAGAATGACTCGCTCAGCGAATGTGCACGACTCGCGGAAATTGCTATCGATAGTGGTGCGGCAGAGAAGACGCTCGCCAAGTTGGCGGAGGTCAGCCGCGGGTGA